TTGGTTGTGCTTTTTGATATCGGCACCAGTAAGTATAGTTGTATAATTATAGGAATATGTAAAGGAAGTGAGATTGAAGTTTAATTGTGCATCCTTGAATTCTGATCACAGTCCAACATGAGCGTCGTCCTTACAGacactacagaccagccagagATGTACATTGCGGTGGATTCTCCACCTATGAGTGAGTATTCCTGGGGGGAAATGTTCTTATGGGACAATTATATATAAAGAAGTATAAAGAAGTAATAAATTATTGTTTTATCAGACAATTGTCCATCTGAAATTCTTACATATTTTCATCTTCTTGGCAGTTAAATTATCCAAGATGAGGAAAGGCATCCGGGGCTTCTTCTGGGGAGTCCAGAAGGCCTGGAAACGCTTGGTCACCTGCAAGTCCTCTGGGTCCTCTGATGGGTAGCCTGGATGAGGTGCAGCCCATGTCAGTTGCTTTTGCCAGGCTACATCTGAGGAGGACACCACAACTGGCCTCAatacaacatttttatttttgttgttcATTTCTGTTTTCATTTTGAGTCCCCTAATGCTGCTATATTTGAACCAGGCTGCCAGTGGACTAGCTTACCATTAGTTTATACTCCTTAAGGAAGATCCACTATAGGCTACTCAACACCAAAATTCCATCTGGGTCTTTTGATCCCTTATTAGCTCCTACTCCTGTAACTAGGAATGTGATCTTCTAAAAGTCATTCAGACATCTACAGCTTCTACTTTGATTTGGAAGATAAGCTAAGAAGCCCAACCAATTGACTAGATGTGCTGTACATCTGATGCCCTCTCCCTATTGTAATCATTGATCCACGTCCATTGCAGCCTCTACATTTGATGTAGATATATAGCCTAAATTAAAGAATTACAAGGAGGGTAGGCCGACAGCAGCTTCTACTCTTACGATTAGGAAAGTGGTGCTAAACTTTTTGGGCTTTGAGGAactatgtattttatttttcaatCACTTACATCCTTTTTAATGGTTGTTTTAATAAAGCATTTGTATTTTGATTAATATTGTATCTTTCataatttttaattttaatttaggTATTCATTTGATGACATGGGACTAAAGCGTAGTTTATACCCTACATACGTACACAAGAAATAACTACAAGCAGCTACACAACAAACACTCTACTCACAAAATGCTAATCCTGCGTTCTTGTGTTACACACGAAGGGTATGAACTAGGCTTAGTCATTTTATGACTTCCAAAAGGGTATATAATGGTATCCATAGTGCAGTATTAAGATATTCATTATGGAGCTTTATATTATAGTAGAAATAATGTAAGTGAATTGATGTATGTCAACTTGATGGCGATATTTGCTTGCTCAACAAAAGCTATATTGGTGTTAAACGGTCTGAAGTTGCATAACATTCACATATTTATTTAATTGGCACAGCCCTGAAAGAGTTAGAAAAGGTCTCAAGATGGCAACAAATATATTCTATCAGAAAATTGAATCGAATCaatgtatttatcacatgcgctgAGTAGAACAGGTGAAATGCGTAGTTACATCTTCCTCTAACTCTGCCTTGGCAGAGAAGGGCTTGATgaatcatatacagtatattgaattCAGAGTTTCTAGTGTGAAATACAACATTGCTGTCTGCCAAATTAATTAGCAGTATTAAAGCAgtgtaatatacactgagtgtacaaaacatgagtgCTTTTCCCATGACATAGATGGACCAggcaaatccaggtgaaagctatgatcccttattgatgtcacagtgtagatgaagaggaggagacaggttagtgaaggatttttaagccttgagactattgagacatggattgtgtatgtgtgccattcagaggttgaatgggcaagacaaagtattgaagtgcctttgaacggtgtatggtagtaggtgccaggcacaccgatttgagtttgtcaagaactgcaatgctgctgggtttttgacgctcaacagtttcccatgtgtatcaagaatggtccaccaaccaaaggacgtccagccaacttgacacatgggccagcatccttgtggaacgcttagggcagcttgtagagtccatgctccggcgaattgaggctgttctgagggaaaaagggtgtgcaactcaatattagaaagatgttcctaatattttgtgcactcagtgcATGTAGTCCTACATGTTTTTAAGTAGTACAGTATCACAAACCACAGTACAAAACCATATAAAGTGTGGGCCTGTAGTATCTGTAAATCAACTAAACGTTTTTTTATTTCCATATGCAGAAAGTAAAGCATCATTGTTCATGTAATAATCTAATATTAGCATTATAACTCTAGGAAGAGGAAATGGTCATAAAATCAAATAAATGAAAAGACGGAAACCAAAATGTTTTTGAACTACAACTTGttttatttaaaaatggaaaatTCAGTGCAAAGTAATGTACTGCATTGGTGTCTAGATCCCTGTTGGGTGGCAAAGCGTCACTAGAATCCTGTGGGGAGAGAAAACAAGAGAATACATTAAATTAATGGGTGTTAACTAATCAGGGTTCAACAAAGCACTTCAAGTCCTCAATTCCTtcaaaggagagaaggagaaatgaGTATGGTCCCTGCAGTAGGACTACATGCTGGCCATGAGATTCTCCAAGTGGTACTCCAGGAGGCTGGAGAGCTCAgtgaccagagactctgggttaaaGTACCAGGCCAGCTGCTGGCCAAACATGTCATCTAGCAGAGCCATCAGCCCACCCTGAAGAGAACAccacacaacacatagaaaatgactcagagTTACTAGCTTctcaagaggagagagacaattaGAAATACTCCCCCTAAAATGGCATTGGAACCTGGTTAACCATGAATAAGGAAGTAAAAAGGAAGTACACTAAGAATATGGAAGTAAACAGGAAGTAACCTCTTGACTCTTACATTGAGCagcagcaggtatctgtcagCCTCTGGCTCCATGTTGGCAGCAGTGGGCAGGAAGGAGTACAGGAGAGCGTACAGACgctcaaggaacccaccagggtGCTAAAGGAAACaaaggaggagaaaagaggagagaataaAAGAGAAGAGGAATTTAAGTGAAACTGCTAATAGAGATATGAAAACATGTACCAGTGAGATGCTACTTACCACCATCAGGGACTGAGCTGTTATTAACCCAAACAGCACCAGCTCAAAGAGGACATCTATCATGTTCACATGATGGATCTaggacaaaaaaacacatttggaGAAAATAGGAATGATGTCATATAGATCAACTACTGATGTATAAAAGACATGCATGTGGAAGAACTCAGTGAGACTTGAAAGAGTTAATGAACTCACCTTTGCCTCAGCCAGCTCCCTCTCAATGTCATTCCGCTTGGAGGGGTCACTCAGGTAGTCCACAAAGTCCTTATAGGTACAGATGAACTTGGCCTCGTCCTATGACAAAGAAAAGAGCCTCTTAGTGAACAGAACACATATCCCCTCAGGGACGCTCTCATTCCCTTGAAAGAGAATGAGTTAGTGAGTTACCATATGGTTGGGCTGAACCAGTGCGCCCAGGAGGACCTTTCCCGCCACAAACAGATGGTTCCTGCTCAGGGTGGAACCAAGCAGGGtctagggaagagggaagagttaGGGTGAGACATCttcctctaggagacagaacaagaagtcacagagagaaaaagaaaagtgAGTCCACTCACAGTGAAGGCCTGGCGCAGGGAGACGAGCCTCAGGGCGATGTCCTCCACTCTCTTGGTGGTAAGGTAGAGGCTGTGAAAGGGAGGGAATGGAGCATGTCAACCATTAGAGTCAATGGGGGATAACAGCATTATGACCACTATCCTTCAGCATCTGACAAGCCCAGACTATAGACATTTAGAGGAACTCACTTTAGCAGAGGAACCTCCCACTCCTCAGGCAGCAGGTCCTCCTCCCAGCCCTACGACAACAAAACAAGCATTCAAAATCAGTGACCAATGCAATGACATAACAAACAATTGGTCAATGGAAGGATCTTAATGCTCGTAGTCAATAGTATGTGTGTGTAACGTCTGACCTCATAGCAGTTGTGGCCCTCAGGCTCTGGGTCAGTGAACTGCTGAGTGGTGGGCGTAGAGGAGGCAGCCTCTGACCACGCTGAAGAGGAGAGAAGCCCGTCCAGCCCCATGTGGAGAGTGACGTACACCACTGAGACATCAGTCTGCtgctcaaaacacacacaacacacctgtTTACCACACACACGTTATTAGAAAACACACCAAATCTAATACAAAAATGCCCAGTAATGTCTAGTCTATATACATAGGAAATCGTTTATTTACCTGGTAGCAGCGAAGTGTCACGTCCACAGACGTCTCGTGGCGGAGGTGAGACGCATAGTGAGTCACCCTGCCAGCCACacgctgacagagagagaacacatgttAAGGCCAAATGGAATAAGTGAAGAAAAGCCTAATCTAATACTATTTCAGTAGTATTTACATCTTACCTGGATCCAAGTGATGGACTGCACTTTGGTGGCACAGTAGGGGATTCCCTCTGGACTAAGCCTGGCTGTCTCCTTGGAGATGGCCCACACCAGTTGAGTCTCCAGGCCTCTCACCCTACTCACGTGGTGCATCCTCACCACCACCTGCTGTTGAGATAAACAACAAGACAACATCAACAAAACTACTTCAGCAATTGCTGTGACACATTTCCGTCAAGATCAAATGACTGACAATGTAGATTAGGATTACCGGTAGGTAGTTACAAAGACACATACCTGGGATCCCCCATGCATGTAGGTAATGATGGGGCTGATGAACTGGAAAGTTCTCCAAGCTTTAACCACCGGACCGGCATTGTTCTGCACATGACAATACATTCATGTTGGAAACAGTAAACATTGTAACCgtgatgtgactgtgtgtgtgtgggggggggggggtctcttacCCTGATCACAACAGGCCCACTGTACAGGGGGCTGAACCTAATCGGAATCAACTGCCAATTGCCAGTGGCCTCCTAAAGCAGAAAGCCGACGAGATTTGTTTAATGTCAAAGAGACACAACTTGAATATCTGGGATATTTTTCAAACATAAAACCCCAAACTTTCAGAAAATTGTACCTCAAGGATAGTCTGCACATCTGGCACATTCTCAAGGATGATAGCAGCATTCTGGACATCAAGGAGGACTGGCAGCTGTGGAACATCTGGCACATCATCCAATGGCACATCCAACTGGACCTCATGCAGGACAGTTGTTTCTAAAATTAGGAACATTGCAATATAAAAGAAACAATTGTTAGGACATAAAACGTAGCAAGAGTGCtaatactagctagctaggtagcaaaAGTCAAACGCTTAGCAACAGTTACTgaagttaatgttagctagcaagctagctagctacaacatcTCTAGCACAAGCATTTTTGCCAAGTCTGAATGatagaaatacacaacatttcgcAAATTATAATTACATTGTTAAATGTAGTAAAATAAGAGTTTTAAACTCCACATACCCTCTTCGAAGTCGTTGTCGCTGTCCACCTGTCGACAATCACAAATCCTGCAAAACAGAAAAAGACAAGAAAAACAAGCCACAAATGAATTTGAACAACCTGTTGACGCAGTAGACCGCCGGCGTCCACGCACTCTCTCCGCCAATTTTGAAAAGCACCCAGGCATTTTCCAGTCGATATTCTTTCTCAGGTGTCAAAAATCAATCAAGTTTGTTGTCAGCAGCAAACTGAAGTTGTTTTCGCACAGAAAACCTTCCATAGAACGTCAGTTAGATGTCTCTTGGCAACACACGTTCgaaaattattttttacaaaatTGCCAACTAGAAATTAGTTTGGAATTCTATGATTCCCTTAGGATCCGTTAAAATTGCTCGTCATCATTCGAATTACGTTGACGTTCTCCTTCGTAGCTCAGTTGCTAGAGCAtgacgcttgcaacgccagggtagtgggttcgattcccgtctTCACCCATACATAAACGACAGCAGGTTTTAttttaagtcgctttggataaaagcgtctgatgAATGACATATATTCTTTTTATGTATTCACTTACAATGTAGAGAGAAAAAGGGGCAATTCAAGAGGGAGCTACGAAATTCATGTCTAAAAGTTGTTTTCTTTGCCTGATGTCATTAGAAATTACATAGAATGAATCATTAGCTTGTTCTCTACAATATTATAACATTAATATACTTGTACTTGACAGCGTTGATGAAATAATAACGATAATTTTCTGTGACCATTGCTAGTTTAGACTGCACCGCACTTTGTTGTATGTGTTCCATATTTGGTGTTGTGAGGTTACATTCTCAGAGTAAATCTTCGGTAACTTTTCAACCATATATGGTAGAGACATTGGGTTTAGACTATTGTTTTCTGACATAATGTTCTATTGATTGGGCGTATTTGTAAACCTTGAAGGAATTAATCATTTTATGTTTTTGGCTATTTTGCCACCAGATGCTTTCCTATATTGTTGGtataatataaaatacaaataccaAATATGGTGTTTTATAAAGTCACTAGCTAGGTTGGAAGAATGAGACAAACAAGGTGTGTAGTGGTCTGGGTGTAGcgggtgcagaggagtcaggcgtaGGACGGCAGAAATGAGTAACACAAGTAACTGTACTCAAATATTCCAATTACATGTCATAATACCGAGCCCACAATAACAGACCGAACATACATataacaatcacgcacaaaaaccatggggaaaacagaaggttaaataatgaacatgtcattggggaattgaaaccaggtgtgtaaaacaaagacaaaacaaaatgaaaatgaaaagtggatcggcgatgacCGCCGAACGAACAAGGGGAGGgactgacttcggcggaagtcgggacagtacccctcccccccccccgtgcgTCAACACCGACCTCGGGGATGACCCGGAGGAcaaggcgcagggcgatccggatggagacggtggaactcccgcagcaacGAAGGATCCAAAACGTCAGAGAAAACAACTATATTACAGAAACACTGCAGGCAAGACAGAACTGTCCGATCTGAACAGCCattcagtggtcctggtagtctggGCAGTATAAGAGCAGAAGAGAACATGAGCAAAATAGAAAAAAGAGACAATGGTATATGTGAAAAACTTTACACCATAATAAAGAAATAAGATGATGAGATTGGTAACTACATAGTTACTACTATATTTTGGTAACTACTTATACCAACCTAATCTGGATATTTCTCAGAAGAATGTATTTTCTTCAGGATTACTCGGTCTTTGGCCAGGTTCTCCATGAACTCCTGGCAGGGGAGGCTGACGTTTGTCTTCACAATAAGCATGGGCTTGATGGTAGGAACAGTGAACCTATTTCTTGCTGCTGTCCATATATCATTCATTTGGGAGAACACCCTCTCGACTTGTGCATAACTTCAAGGTAAGCACATGACAACAGACACTAATCTAGCCAGGCTAGTGTGTGGGATGTCGTTCTCTTTGAAGTGGGTAACAACCGTGCTCCATCTCTGACTACTGTCTCAGATGTTTTCCATTCTTCAGCGATCCCTCCTTTAGGAATTCTTGCAGGCCAGTAACCTCGTCAAACAATGTACCCTCATTGATGGTCACATTGGGGCATTTTTCTGCAGTGTGGCTGCTGCCTTCTGGATCTCTTCACGCTGAGGTTGCCTTTTTAAAAGGAGACAATGTAAATCTTTTAGATTATCTGTGTGCTTTCCCCATGCTTGCAAGTAGTTCACAGTCGTAGTGAAGAAGGATTTGGATGTTTTGAGAAAGCTCTCTTTAGACATTTCTCCATTTTCCTCTTGCTCTCTCAGAAGTCCTCTGACCAAAACTGGAATGAAGTTGTCATCGCGTCTTGCAGTCAATTTTGCCTCAACGTTTCTCAGAATTGCAGCTGACTCCACAGCACAGCGGTCCTGGCCTTCAAGCATCATGATCGTGTCACTGAATACGGTCAGGTTTCCATGGACAAAGACCAGCCAAAGTTCAGTCAGTGGATCTTCAAACATTGTTTGCAGGACAACAGggcatttgtcttcagaaagaaaAAAGGATTTCAATGACACATACATTTTCAGCACTCTTTCTAGAGCAGGACAACCAGTGAACATTGCTGTGTCCTAAAATGTTATGGTACTCCTGGCCaacaaactcacaaaagctcttcAGTCTTTCTACTCTGACAGTGAAAATTTTAAATATCCAAATATCTTTGTGAGCAGTTACTCAACATCAAGGGGAATCATATCCAAAgatgttctggccgtgttatcaATGATGTGGGAAGGACAACCTAAGCCAATCACCTCCCGCTGCAGAGGATTTTTCACTTTGGTATGGACATTGACACTCCCCAGCCTATTCAGTCCTCCAAAGTTGGTTTTTGTGTTGTCGGCAGAGAATGCAACGACTCTGTTTTCCAGGTAAAATTTTTCGATGACCACCAGGACCTCAGCTGCAatttcctctgctgtttctccTTTCAATTCAACAAAATCAAGCCGTTTTTGGGAAGGCTCTACCTTCTTGAAGAATGTGGTGACAGAGGGCATACCAACACGGGCAATCAGAGAGAGTTTATGCTTTTTCGTCTGTTGATGTTCTGCCACTGCCGTTCTTCCCCCGCTGCCAATTGATAAAGAGGAATTACAAAGGGTGCAGTGAACCATTCTATTGTCTTGACCTGAGTGTATAAATGGAAATTGTCTCATCATGTTGTTATTAAAATGTAATTTCCGTTTCTTGGAAAGAGCTATTTTatcttctctctgctcttcttCACTCTCCTTGTGTCACTCTTCTTACCCTCTTAACTTTTTATTCTCCTCCAATCTTTCTTCTCTTTTTTTCACTCGTCTAccttctctttcttcctttccttctctttacCTTTCCACCTCACTCTTCTACGCTCTCCTCGCTTCACTCTTTTTACTCCCTTCATTTTTCCATCTCActttcttctccttcctctcaaaTCGTTAATAATAAATAGTACACTATTATATCAAATACTTTCAGATTCCCATTTCTTGCCTTATGTTTGTATTTTATCTCAAAGACATTGTATGGAATAATAAATTGGCAGGCTCTGTAATtgttatgggatttttatgaataaatgactaaaatatgtatacatttgacttagaattataactaaacagactactactatgttactgtatgaatgaatcttattataatcataatgctgaatgtaatgtgttccttgttagaaagaatggagttatcttcagacaggctggaatgatgtgtctacccagggaggggaaagaccttgggttggtGGCAGATTGTTTAACAGGTGCCAGACAGAATGAGAACGCTAACTGtactgccattgtatccgagaggaggatggacatttTAAAAACTATgacatcattattattatataacctgttgtAAATTGTACTATGGTCAGTACTCTcaagaataaacgctattgattgattgattttgagactggtttctgtccattttatgcttagaagtatcttacaaattcttatgtatgggcagagtgttttaattgaattgtttGATAATATATAGGAATTAAATTCCTTTAACAGTAATCATATCTTTACCATCTCCACTCGTCTTCCTATTCAGTCTTCCTCCTCTCCGCTCTCTAACAGAAAACATTATGCTAATGTTATCCATGAaaatttcaaaatatattttcatactACTTTTTATAATGCCAAACCATTCAAGTTGTAATCTACAAATAACTATTCTCATAATTAATTGTGTATTCATTTAATATAAtcatattttcaaaatagccCGCCACTGCATGTTTACATGTGAACGTTTTTTAACCTAGCTACAGTGACAGTAGCTaccctagctagctaacttagtctACATAGCATAACCTATTTAAAACCTTATAGAGCAGATCATCCATCTTCATAATACATTGTGAGATCATAACACCACTAGCTAGGATCTCAAACATTTGTAACTTACCTGGCTTGAAAATACGTTTTTGGTGATGTTGTTGATTCACTTGACACTTGCTAGCTTCAAGCCGAGTTTTCCACAGCAGTTTTCTCTAAAACTAGCACGAGcaagtaacgtaaactcaccccattccgtacaaatgtgtgcaaccgcgacattcaaacgaggctgcaaagaaaactaatgggactgtagcgactgtgttgacatcaaaatctggggtgtgaactacgtttctattcaagcgttgatcgacatggtaatggctctatagtattggagaaaagtttaaAAAACTGATCCTCcattacatcgtgacgtgtcatgccgtaacgtacagcacgcgtAAAACAACTATTTCTgttttacaatctctctccaccaggtgtagcacttctctcatcgtttaaaaacaagaaatggacagtgacggggtaaggggggatacctagtcattttttgcatcGTCACTGCATGCGATCATGACTCTCACGAGACaatgtttacttctaagatcattTTAGCCCCGCCCTAAAAAacagattcaaattcgacacaaaccttcaaataggtatataatgacacattatataaactctttatagtgttttatttacattttagaggcgatacggtgataagttggacagatcgagtaaaaaaaaaaaaatgtttccaCATGATagctctccttctcactatcactacaacgcattagtttcgcttccacacccgccatttttaaaaagacccaacGGGGCTAattgccttcttgaattatgcagaaacgggcagcctGGAGGGCATGTCATTGactttgttggaaaggggagaaattgtgctttacaatggtattgacattacagttgatctggaagtattacgttttttgggTGCTAAAATAAGGTAAATAGTACAGACCAAGGCGATGTataaaagtgagtgagtttacgttagttagtagaagaagaagaatgaaGCTGCTATAGCGAGCAGCCCCCTCTAATGGCAAAAACATGCACAACGCGATTGAGACGTTAACCGGTAGGCTCTGCTGCCCGGTCTTTCTTGCCACGTAAAATATTATTTCACTTTGCAGTCGGTTTTTAACGCACAGTTAAAAACGGGGACATTTCCGGGGACATCTCCAGCCGGTAAACGGGGACGTCTGGTCACCCTAATGTAGGTGTATATTTAGCAGCTGTAGGCGTTAATTTGACGTGTGCAAGGACTGCTTGCAGCCGTTTATTTAGCACATGTTGGACAGCCTGCAAGCACATTTTCACTCGCTTATTTGACGCGTGTAGGAGTTAACTTAACTTTAATTTAGTGCCTGCACCTGCTTACTTTACATGTGTAGCATTAAAAAGTTTGCGCTTTGACCACGTGCTTTATGACCTAAACGCCGTTCCATATTATTTAtaaacatccagtgaaatatcgGTCTCATATCGATCTGTGGTTACAAGGTGTGTTCCTTTCAGGCTGTTGGCCTGAAGTAGAactaaatagatttaaatagtgTGCCATTTTTTTTGTGAGAGTaatgttagatggtagggtatttgtatTATTGTATTTTTTGTTGATTAGAAATCAAAATTAAGCAAAGTATACgggagttatactccagtctagtaggtggccgTAATGCAACAATTTATTGGATGCCAATCGTTGTTAAACCTCACCGAAGAAAATTTGATTTAGCCTAGTTGTAGTTAGTATTTTCAGTGACTTATGATTTATGTCTAATGTTCGAGAGCATTGACTGAATTTTCAATGTCTTCACCACAGCGTAGCTGTacttagcttgttagctagctgttGTCAAAGTTTGTGTGACTTCACAGGGTGTCTGGTTGCCTGATCTCACATTACGGACACGTCAAGGTAAACAAATGTGATAGCTAGTCCATTAGCCACTCGCTAGCATGAAAGAGTTAGTACATTGTCAGTTGCGTAAACAGCTTGCTACAATAACGTTCTTCAGATAATGCTTGAAATACAATCAACATATCTAATGTGGCTAACTAACGTCATATAACTAACTGTATGTACATTGTCGATGaattagccagttagctaacgttaggtgtGTGAACGTTAGCTATCTGGTCAACCCGGACGCCATAGCCTCCACCCCTTTAGTTTTTAGCACCATTTCTGTTTGGTATTAGCTAGCTAGGAAGATGGGTAACTTACTAGCTATCTAACGTTACTGATTCAATATAACGTTACATTTAAAATCATAGTGAGatttagctaggtaacgttactgTAACGTTTCTGCTTTCGTTTGCTATCTAGCTAGAGACATTAACTTAGCTGCATACATCAATGTTCTCCACTACAGAAGGAAAGCTTTTTGGTATTATTTACAGGAAATGCAGTGTAACGCAATATAAATTGACGTGACGCTAGCTACATTACGATGTTGTAAATGGGATGTTTCATGTGCTTTTAATCTACAGTAGCTAGTAGCTGCTAACGTTTGCTTGTTAGCACATTTTTTAACTGCTTTTGTGATGTAACACTGACCCTTGTCCTTTGGTTAGCTAGAATAAGTCAACTCCGTGAAACTAACTTGAACGTTAACGCGATCACTGACATTAAAAAAGTACACAGTACAATAAATCAGTCACGCCTGATATGattcttagctagctagcaagatggCTTAATATGAAGCCTTATTCATTATTGTCTTTACTTCCCATATGTTATTCACATTAGGTCCCCATTTGCATCTTTATTTTGGGGGATTGAATGTATGTATGCCCAAGACCCCCCTCCAACCCCTGCTGGAGACACTTACAAAAGGCTGGGTGTTCAAATGGACAAATTACATTAAAGGATACCAGCGAAGGTGGTTTGTCCTGAGCAATGGC
The DNA window shown above is from Salvelinus alpinus chromosome 31, SLU_Salpinus.1, whole genome shotgun sequence and carries:
- the LOC139561003 gene encoding uncharacterized protein yields the protein MPGCFSKLAERVRGRRRSTASTGCSNSFVACFSCLFLFCRICDCRQVDSDNDFEEETTVLHEVQLDVPLDDVPDVPQLPVLLDVQNAAIILENVPDVQTILEEATGNWQLIPIRFSPLYSGPVVIRNNAGPVVKAWRTFQFISPIITYMHGGSQQVVVRMHHVSRVRGLETQLVWAISKETARLSPEGIPYCATKVQSITWIQRVAGRVTHYASHLRHETSVDVTLRCYQQTDVSVVYVTLHMGLDGLLSSSAWSEAASSTPTTQQFTDPEPEGHNCYEGWEEDLLPEEWEVPLLNLYLTTKRVEDIALRLVSLRQAFTTLLGSTLSRNHLFVAGKVLLGALVQPNHMDEAKFICTYKDFVDYLSDPSKRNDIERELAEAKIHHVNMIDVLFELVLFGLITAQSLMVHPGGFLERLYALLYSFLPTAANMEPEADRYLLLLNDSSDALPPNRDLDTNAVHYFALNFPFLNKTSCSSKTFWFPSFHLFDFMTISSS